The nucleotide window TATGCATGGGACACTCCCTACCGGATCGAACAGCCGACAACGCAGACGACTATCCCACCTATACATTGAAGCCCACCCTTACCGGAGCTGATTCTATCTTGTTCAGCATCGTAGTTGTAGCATAAAAGCTGCATGATCACCATAGCGTTCTCTTGCCGTTCCTTTCTTTCCTCTTGACAGTGGGACGAAAGAACGGTATCACCCGAGCAGCAGCAACGAGGGAGTGCGATGGCTACAGAACGATATACAGGCATTGTGCTGAGGCATGCACAGAATACGCTGGCCGAAGACGTTCGGCAGGGACTGACCGCCTCCCAAAAGTGGCTTCCATGCAAATACTTCTATGATCCTGAAGGCAGCGAGCTGTTTGAGCGGATCAGTGAGCTGCCGGAGTATTACCTGACGCGAACCGAGACGGCTATTCTCCAGCGCTACGCCGCGACCATTATCGAGCGCTGCCCTTTGGACCTGGCATTGGTAGAACTTGGCAGCGGCAGCTCCACGAAGGTTCGATATCTGATTGATGCCTGTCTGGCTCGCCAGCGAGAACTTACTTACTATGCTGTCGATATCTCACCGACCGGATTGGAGAACGGGACCCGCCAGCTCTTGTATGACTACCCTCGCTTGCAGGTCCGGGGGGTTGTCGCCGAATTTGGAGACGGGTTGCGCTACCTGGTGAGCAGGGGCGGCGAACCTCGATTGGTGGTGTTTCTCGGCTCGACCATCGGTAACTTCACGGAAGACGAGATCGGCCGATTTTTTACGATGTTGCGTGATCAGCTTCGCCCAACGGACCGATTCCTGCTTGGTGTTGACCTGATCAAAGATCAAGCCGCCCTTGAAGCCGCCTATGATGATGCCCAAGGCGTTACCGCTCAGTTCAACCTCAACATTCTAGCGCGGCTGAACCGAGAGCTGTCCGCGAATTTCGAACCCTCGGCGTTTCGACATCAGGCGGTATGGAATAGTGAAAGGAGCCGGATCGAAATGCACCTGGTCAGCCTGCGTCCTCAGCGCGTACGGATCGCGGCGCTTGACCTCGATATCGAGTGTCGTCGGGGTGAGACTATCCACACGGAAAACTGTCACAAGTACTCTCTGGAGCATATGGAATCGTTATTGACCGACCATGGATTTCGGGTACGTGGTTGCTTTACCGATCCTCAGGATCAATTTTGCCTCTTTTTGGTCTCCTGATCATGTGATCATTCCGCCTGGGATGATCCGGATCGCCTTGTCCTTCAATCATGTCACTCATGGATGAATCGGCTGCGATTGAGTTTGAGCGCGTACACTACCATACCCCTGGTGGTGCGGTCATTCTCGATGATGTCAGCTTTGTCATAGAGCGCGGTACGATACTCGTCCT belongs to Candidatus Methylomirabilota bacterium and includes:
- the egtD gene encoding L-histidine N(alpha)-methyltransferase, which gives rise to MATERYTGIVLRHAQNTLAEDVRQGLTASQKWLPCKYFYDPEGSELFERISELPEYYLTRTETAILQRYAATIIERCPLDLALVELGSGSSTKVRYLIDACLARQRELTYYAVDISPTGLENGTRQLLYDYPRLQVRGVVAEFGDGLRYLVSRGGEPRLVVFLGSTIGNFTEDEIGRFFTMLRDQLRPTDRFLLGVDLIKDQAALEAAYDDAQGVTAQFNLNILARLNRELSANFEPSAFRHQAVWNSERSRIEMHLVSLRPQRVRIAALDLDIECRRGETIHTENCHKYSLEHMESLLTDHGFRVRGCFTDPQDQFCLFLVS